A DNA window from Micromonospora sp. NBC_01739 contains the following coding sequences:
- a CDS encoding universal stress protein gives MASASEAPMPADNRAGDAPVLAGIGPQDALPVARVAAKVAAAQRRDVHLLHAFNWAAMEGPAVSGSRADAERLISEATEAIRLSEPDVALTTEIVEGSAVANLVRRSESAFLVAVGDGGMAHCARCIPADSPAVQVAARADCPVLVVRREPPPKGPVLVGVDGSPAAEIALAWAFTAAADLGARLLSIRVVERQSEIEATTSLLRELVGRVGAGRPQTPAECHVVCGDPGSVLIDQSRSAQLTVVSARGDQPWRGMLGAVSQAVLYHAPSPVIVVRGLTRAPVIGGP, from the coding sequence ATGGCCTCAGCCAGCGAGGCACCGATGCCGGCCGACAACCGAGCCGGCGACGCACCCGTGCTGGCCGGCATCGGCCCGCAGGACGCCCTGCCGGTGGCCCGGGTGGCCGCCAAAGTGGCCGCCGCCCAGCGTCGGGACGTACATCTGCTGCACGCCTTCAACTGGGCCGCGATGGAGGGGCCGGCGGTCTCCGGTTCCCGGGCCGACGCGGAGCGGCTGATCTCCGAGGCCACCGAGGCGATCCGGCTCAGCGAGCCCGACGTGGCCCTCACCACCGAGATCGTCGAGGGCTCGGCGGTGGCGAATCTGGTCCGCAGGTCCGAGTCGGCGTTCCTGGTGGCCGTGGGCGACGGGGGGATGGCCCACTGCGCCCGCTGCATCCCGGCGGACAGCCCGGCCGTGCAGGTGGCCGCCCGGGCAGACTGCCCGGTGCTGGTCGTCCGACGCGAACCGCCACCGAAGGGCCCGGTGCTGGTCGGGGTGGACGGGTCGCCCGCCGCCGAGATCGCGCTGGCCTGGGCCTTCACCGCCGCCGCGGATCTGGGGGCCCGACTGCTGTCCATCCGGGTGGTCGAGCGGCAGTCCGAGATCGAGGCGACCACCAGCCTGCTGCGCGAACTGGTGGGCCGGGTGGGCGCCGGCCGTCCGCAGACCCCGGCCGAATGTCATGTCGTCTGCGGGGATCCCGGCTCCGTCCTGATCGACCAGTCCCGCTCGGCGCAGCTGACGGTGGTCTCCGCGCGCGGCGACCAGCCCTGGCGCGGCATGCTCGGCGCGGTCAGCCAGGCGGTGCTCTACCACGCCCCCTCGCCGGTGATCGTGGTGCGGGGGCTGACCCGTGCACCGGTCATCGGTGGGCCATGA
- a CDS encoding phosphoketolase family protein, which produces MDTALNLESTLTDEELRRLDAYWRAANYLTVGQIYLLDNPLLREPLAPEHVKPRLLGHWGTSPGLNLIYAHLNRVIVARDLSAIYITGPGHGGPALVANSWLEGTWSERYHGIDRDEVGMARLFRQFSFPGGIPSHVAAEVPGSIHEGGELGYALSHAYGAAFDNPDLLVACVIGDGEAETGPLSGSWLSNVFLNPARDGAVLPILHLNGYKIANPTVLDRIPGSDLLDMMRGFGYKPYVVAGDEPAAVHELLAATFDRVLDEIAEIQHQARSGATVQRPRWPMIVLRTPKGWTGPSEVDGKQVEGTFRAHQVPLSQVRTNPGQLAELERWLRSYRPEELFDATGSPVRDLTTLPPSGDRRMSANPVTNGGQVLRDLKLPDFRDYAVEVPRPGATASGATGELGKWIRDVLVANPQNFRLFGPDEVASNRLQAAFEVTDRAWMAGTVPGDDHLSPDGRVMEVLSEHLCQGWLEGYLLTGRHGIFTSYEAFIHIVDSMVNQHAKWLKVTRDIPWRMPVASLNYLLSSHVWRQDHNGFSHQDPGFIDHVVNKKAEVVRVYLPPDANTLLSTMDHCLRSRHYINVVVAGKQPAPNWLSMTEAIQHCRRGLGIWDWASTDDDSEPDVVLACAGDVPTLETLAAADLLRQHLPELKVRVINVVDLMRLQPPSEHPHGLPDPEFDTLFTRDKPIIFAYHGYPWLIHRLSYRRTNHRNLHVRGYKEEGTTTTPFDMVMLNDLDRFHLVIDVIDRVPGLASRAAHLRQKMTDARQSCRDYTRQYGEDDPRVAEWRWVRETDPTNR; this is translated from the coding sequence ATGGACACGGCCCTGAACCTAGAGAGCACCCTGACCGATGAGGAGTTGCGCCGGCTGGACGCCTACTGGCGGGCGGCCAACTACCTGACGGTGGGCCAGATCTACCTGCTCGACAATCCGCTGCTGCGCGAGCCGCTGGCCCCCGAACACGTCAAGCCCCGGCTGCTCGGCCACTGGGGCACCTCCCCCGGCCTGAACCTGATCTACGCCCACCTGAACCGGGTGATCGTGGCTCGGGACCTGTCCGCGATCTACATCACCGGCCCCGGACACGGCGGTCCGGCCCTGGTAGCGAACAGCTGGCTGGAAGGCACCTGGAGCGAGCGGTATCACGGCATCGACCGCGACGAGGTCGGCATGGCCCGGCTGTTCCGCCAGTTCTCCTTCCCCGGCGGCATCCCCAGCCATGTGGCCGCGGAGGTGCCGGGTTCGATCCACGAGGGCGGCGAGCTGGGGTACGCCCTGAGCCACGCCTACGGCGCGGCCTTCGACAACCCGGATCTGCTGGTCGCCTGCGTGATCGGCGACGGGGAGGCCGAGACCGGCCCGCTGTCCGGCAGTTGGCTGTCCAACGTGTTCCTGAACCCGGCCCGCGACGGAGCGGTGCTGCCCATCCTGCACCTCAACGGATACAAGATCGCCAACCCGACCGTGCTGGACCGGATTCCCGGGTCCGACCTGCTGGACATGATGCGCGGCTTCGGCTACAAGCCGTACGTGGTGGCCGGTGACGAGCCCGCGGCGGTGCACGAGTTGCTGGCCGCCACCTTCGACCGGGTCCTCGACGAGATCGCGGAGATCCAGCACCAGGCCCGCTCCGGCGCTACCGTGCAGCGTCCCCGCTGGCCGATGATCGTGCTGCGTACCCCGAAGGGCTGGACCGGCCCGAGTGAGGTCGACGGCAAGCAGGTCGAGGGCACTTTCCGCGCCCACCAGGTCCCGCTGTCGCAGGTGCGGACGAACCCGGGACAGCTGGCCGAGCTGGAGCGCTGGCTGCGCAGCTACCGGCCGGAGGAGTTGTTCGACGCCACCGGCTCCCCGGTTCGGGATCTGACCACGCTGCCCCCCTCGGGTGACCGCCGGATGAGCGCCAACCCGGTCACCAACGGCGGACAGGTGCTGCGTGACCTGAAGCTGCCGGACTTCCGCGACTACGCCGTCGAGGTGCCCCGACCGGGCGCTACGGCCAGCGGGGCCACCGGCGAGCTGGGCAAGTGGATCCGCGACGTGCTCGTCGCCAACCCGCAGAACTTCCGCCTGTTCGGCCCGGACGAGGTGGCCTCCAACCGGCTCCAGGCGGCCTTCGAGGTCACCGACCGGGCCTGGATGGCCGGCACCGTCCCCGGCGACGACCACCTCTCCCCGGACGGGCGGGTGATGGAGGTCCTCTCCGAGCACCTGTGCCAGGGCTGGCTGGAGGGCTACCTGCTGACCGGCCGACACGGCATCTTCACCAGCTACGAGGCCTTTATCCACATCGTCGACTCGATGGTCAACCAGCACGCCAAGTGGCTGAAGGTCACCCGGGACATCCCCTGGCGGATGCCGGTGGCGTCGCTGAACTACCTGCTGTCCAGCCACGTCTGGCGGCAGGACCACAACGGCTTCTCCCACCAGGATCCGGGCTTCATCGACCATGTGGTGAACAAGAAGGCCGAGGTGGTCCGGGTCTACCTGCCGCCGGACGCCAACACCCTGCTGTCCACGATGGACCACTGCCTGCGCAGCCGGCACTACATCAACGTGGTGGTGGCCGGCAAGCAGCCCGCACCCAACTGGCTGAGCATGACCGAGGCCATCCAGCACTGCCGCCGGGGCCTGGGCATCTGGGACTGGGCCAGCACGGACGACGACAGCGAACCGGACGTCGTGCTCGCCTGCGCCGGTGATGTGCCGACCCTGGAGACCCTGGCCGCGGCCGACCTGCTGCGCCAGCACCTGCCGGAGCTGAAGGTCCGGGTGATCAACGTGGTGGACCTGATGCGGTTGCAGCCACCCTCGGAGCACCCGCACGGGTTGCCGGACCCGGAGTTCGACACCCTGTTCACCCGCGACAAGCCGATCATCTTCGCCTACCACGGCTACCCGTGGCTGATCCACCGGCTCAGCTACCGGCGCACCAACCACCGCAACCTGCACGTGCGCGGGTACAAGGAGGAGGGCACCACCACCACTCCGTTCGACATGGTGATGCTCAACGACCTGGACCGCTTCCACCTGGTGATCGACGTGATCGACCGGGTGCCCGGGTTGGCCTCCCGCGCCGCCCACCTGCGCCAGAAGATGACCGACGCCCGGCAATCCTGCCGCGACTACACCCGGCAGTACGGCGAGGACGACCCCCGGGTCGCCGAGTGGCGCTGGGTCCGCGAGACCGACCCGACCAACCGGTAG
- a CDS encoding universal stress protein, translated as MSDEQIVVGYDGSPDAAVALEWALGQAHRDGRPIRLAYVFEWLTVAGWIGPGMTPGMWPDEQARQEVEELVRKAAAEAAAAHPDLTISGEVLDGPPALVLEECSKEAGLVVLGSRGHGGFTGLLAGSTAVSVTAHAHCPVVVVRQETAGAGREGHVAVGVDGSEQSLLALGFAVEQAALRQVPLHVVRAWQPGREQWHLRGEQAREAALAAHRADLDEPLARWQAAFPNVEVTVEAVAAAPAGLLIEASRNAQLMVVGCRGRGGLRGMLLGSVSQQLIQHAHCPVAVVRER; from the coding sequence GTGAGCGACGAGCAGATCGTGGTGGGCTACGACGGCTCACCGGACGCGGCGGTGGCCCTCGAGTGGGCGCTGGGACAGGCCCACCGGGACGGCCGGCCGATACGGCTGGCGTACGTCTTCGAATGGTTGACCGTGGCCGGTTGGATCGGGCCCGGCATGACCCCGGGGATGTGGCCGGACGAGCAGGCCCGCCAGGAGGTCGAGGAGTTGGTACGCAAGGCGGCTGCCGAGGCCGCCGCCGCGCACCCCGACCTGACGATCAGCGGTGAGGTGCTCGACGGGCCACCCGCCCTGGTGCTGGAGGAGTGCTCCAAAGAGGCCGGCCTGGTCGTGCTGGGTAGCCGGGGGCACGGCGGCTTCACCGGCCTGCTGGCCGGCTCCACCGCCGTCAGTGTCACCGCCCACGCCCACTGCCCGGTGGTGGTGGTCCGTCAGGAGACCGCCGGTGCGGGCCGGGAGGGACATGTCGCGGTCGGGGTGGACGGCTCGGAGCAGTCCCTGCTGGCCCTGGGGTTCGCCGTCGAGCAGGCGGCCCTGCGCCAGGTGCCGCTGCACGTCGTGCGGGCCTGGCAGCCCGGACGGGAGCAGTGGCACCTGCGCGGCGAGCAGGCCCGCGAGGCGGCGCTGGCCGCGCATCGCGCCGATCTGGACGAGCCCCTGGCCCGCTGGCAGGCGGCCTTCCCGAACGTCGAGGTGACCGTGGAGGCGGTGGCCGCCGCACCCGCCGGGCTGCTGATCGAGGCCAGCCGCAACGCGCAGCTCATGGTGGTCGGTTGCCGGGGCCGGGGCGGGCTACGCGGCATGCTGCTCGGCTCGGTCAGTCAGCAGCTCATCCAACACGCCCACTGCCCGGTAGCGGTGGTCCGGGAACGCTGA
- a CDS encoding heavy metal translocating P-type ATPase → MGVQSQAGEPERGPGECLPEHPAGPGRSGRHGLRWGLWAPLTGLTALVLVGVGLRLAGRTGAADLVWAGVTLVALLPAAVSVLRDLWRRRFGVDVIAVLALGGALGVGEYLAGAVIAVMLATGRTLEAYAQRRATRDLRALLERAPRTARRRTPEGNIEVVPVDRVAVGDRLLVGPGDVVAVDGVTEEPATLDESVVTGESRLVEKGIGAAVASGVVNAGAAFGLRATESAARSTYAGIVRLAEEATARKAPTVRLADRYAAAFVPFTLLLAGLGWVVSGDVVRAVAVLVVATPCPLLLATPIAIVSGLSRVARRGVLVRDGGSLELLGRARTLLVDKTGTLTGGRPRVAETLVAPGGDPEEVLRLAASVEQLSPHVLAAALVDQARDRGLRLTMPTEVTEEAGRGVQGRVDGRRIRVGQLAGDPPPWARARLTEPGQSAVWVTDETGPIGAILLADPVRPDARRVVDRLRTAGLTRIVMVTGDRPDAARRVAEEVGVDDVVAHCTPQEKVARVQAEADRAVTVMVGDGVNDAPALAQAHVGVAMGATGASASADVADAVLTVDRLDPLADAVEIARYARRIAVQSATVGMGLAVCAMAVAAVGYLPPVAGAFLQEGIDVLVILNALRALHGGLRASASPSA, encoded by the coding sequence GTGGGAGTGCAGTCGCAGGCCGGCGAGCCGGAGCGCGGTCCAGGGGAATGCCTGCCGGAGCACCCGGCCGGACCGGGTCGCTCCGGTCGGCACGGCCTGCGCTGGGGGTTGTGGGCACCGCTGACCGGTCTGACCGCGCTGGTGCTGGTCGGGGTCGGGTTGCGGTTGGCCGGGCGTACCGGTGCCGCCGACCTGGTGTGGGCGGGAGTCACCCTGGTCGCCCTGCTGCCCGCCGCCGTCTCCGTACTGCGTGACCTGTGGCGGCGCCGGTTCGGGGTGGACGTGATCGCGGTCCTGGCGCTGGGAGGCGCCCTGGGGGTGGGGGAGTACCTGGCCGGTGCGGTGATCGCGGTGATGCTGGCCACCGGGCGGACCCTGGAGGCGTACGCACAGCGGCGGGCCACCCGGGACCTGCGGGCCCTGCTGGAACGGGCCCCCCGCACCGCCCGACGGCGCACCCCCGAGGGGAATATCGAGGTGGTGCCGGTGGACCGGGTGGCGGTGGGGGACCGGCTGCTGGTCGGCCCCGGGGACGTGGTCGCCGTCGACGGGGTGACGGAGGAACCCGCGACCCTGGACGAGTCCGTCGTCACCGGGGAGTCCCGGCTCGTCGAGAAGGGGATCGGGGCGGCGGTGGCCAGTGGGGTCGTCAACGCCGGTGCCGCCTTCGGACTGCGGGCCACCGAGAGTGCCGCCCGCAGCACCTACGCCGGCATCGTCCGGCTGGCCGAGGAGGCCACCGCCCGCAAGGCGCCGACCGTACGCCTGGCCGACCGGTACGCCGCGGCCTTCGTACCCTTCACCCTCCTGCTGGCCGGCCTGGGCTGGGTGGTGTCCGGTGATGTCGTCCGGGCGGTGGCCGTGCTGGTGGTGGCGACCCCCTGCCCGCTGCTGCTGGCCACCCCGATCGCCATCGTCTCCGGGCTGTCCCGGGTGGCCCGCCGGGGGGTGCTGGTCCGCGACGGGGGGTCCCTGGAGTTGCTGGGCCGGGCGCGGACCCTGCTGGTGGACAAGACCGGCACTCTGACCGGCGGTCGTCCCCGGGTGGCCGAGACCCTGGTGGCCCCCGGCGGGGACCCCGAGGAGGTGTTGCGACTGGCCGCCTCGGTGGAGCAGTTGTCCCCCCACGTACTGGCCGCGGCCCTGGTGGACCAGGCCCGTGACCGGGGACTGCGGCTGACCATGCCGACCGAGGTGACCGAGGAGGCGGGCAGGGGGGTGCAGGGCCGGGTCGACGGGCGGCGCATCCGGGTAGGGCAACTGGCCGGGGACCCCCCACCCTGGGCCCGGGCCCGGCTAACGGAACCGGGACAGTCCGCGGTCTGGGTCACCGACGAGACCGGGCCGATCGGCGCGATCCTGCTGGCCGACCCGGTCCGCCCGGACGCCCGCCGGGTGGTGGACCGGCTGCGCACCGCCGGCCTGACCCGGATCGTGATGGTCACCGGCGACCGGCCGGACGCCGCCCGGCGGGTGGCCGAGGAGGTGGGGGTCGACGACGTGGTGGCCCACTGCACCCCGCAGGAGAAGGTCGCCCGGGTGCAGGCCGAGGCCGATCGGGCGGTGACCGTGATGGTCGGCGACGGGGTCAACGACGCACCGGCGTTGGCACAGGCCCATGTCGGGGTGGCCATGGGGGCCACCGGGGCCAGCGCCTCCGCGGACGTGGCCGACGCCGTGCTCACGGTCGACCGGCTGGATCCCCTGGCCGACGCGGTGGAGATCGCCCGGTACGCCCGCCGGATCGCCGTGCAGAGCGCCACGGTCGGCATGGGCCTGGCGGTGTGCGCGATGGCGGTCGCGGCGGTCGGCTACCTGCCCCCGGTGGCCGGTGCCTTCCTTCAGGAGGGCATCGACGTGCTGGTGATCCTCAACGCCCTGCGGGCCCTGCACGGGGGTCTGCGCGCCTCCGCCTCCCCGTCGGCCTGA
- a CDS encoding Acg family FMN-binding oxidoreductase yields MSQQTPATRPLTTALVEAAAMAGHAPSVHNTQPWRWRVLPEALELRVVRDRQPTATDPTGQLVTLSCGAALHHARLALAAEGWTAQVYRLPDPEEPDLLARLTTPQPSGADPEAMHMVQCMQVRHTDRRPVSEEPVSEQALSAIASAAAAEGVHLEILDRDQVLQLAAAASHAAAVESEDSALREELDYWTSRAGGSGLPPEVLLEQPAQTTVPGRDFGRPGALPGGPGHDRAASYGVLYGDEDNPLSWLRAGEALSAAWLHATRLGVSVVPLSGVVEVGGTRQILRQVLAGFGHPYLALRLGVADPEHAGPPHTPRLPREQVVDTSALEG; encoded by the coding sequence ATGAGCCAGCAGACCCCGGCTACCCGCCCGTTGACCACCGCCCTGGTGGAGGCCGCCGCGATGGCCGGCCACGCGCCGTCGGTGCACAACACCCAACCCTGGCGGTGGCGGGTACTGCCGGAGGCGTTGGAGCTGCGGGTGGTCCGCGACCGCCAGCCGACCGCCACCGACCCCACCGGCCAGTTGGTCACCCTCAGCTGCGGTGCCGCCCTGCACCACGCGCGGCTGGCGTTGGCCGCCGAGGGTTGGACCGCCCAGGTGTACCGGCTGCCCGATCCGGAGGAGCCGGACCTGCTGGCCCGGCTGACCACGCCGCAGCCCTCCGGAGCCGACCCGGAAGCCATGCACATGGTGCAGTGCATGCAGGTGCGGCACACCGACCGGCGGCCGGTCAGCGAGGAGCCGGTGAGCGAGCAGGCCCTGTCCGCGATCGCCTCGGCGGCCGCCGCCGAGGGGGTCCACCTGGAGATCCTCGACCGGGACCAGGTGCTGCAACTGGCCGCCGCGGCCTCGCACGCCGCCGCGGTCGAGTCGGAGGACTCCGCGCTGCGGGAGGAACTGGACTACTGGACCAGCCGCGCCGGTGGCAGCGGACTTCCCCCGGAGGTGCTGCTGGAGCAGCCCGCCCAGACCACCGTGCCGGGCAGGGACTTCGGCCGCCCCGGCGCCCTGCCGGGCGGTCCGGGTCACGACCGGGCGGCCTCCTACGGGGTGCTGTACGGAGACGAGGACAATCCCCTCAGTTGGCTGCGCGCCGGGGAGGCGCTCTCCGCGGCCTGGTTGCACGCCACCCGGCTGGGGGTGTCCGTGGTGCCGTTGAGCGGGGTGGTGGAGGTCGGCGGCACCCGACAGATCCTGCGACAGGTGCTGGCCGGTTTCGGTCACCCGTACCTCGCCCTGCGGCTGGGGGTGGCCGACCCGGAACACGCCGGCCCCCCGCACACCCCCCGGCTGCCCCGGGAACAGGTGGTGGACACCTCCGCTCTGGAAGGGTGA
- a CDS encoding sensor histidine kinase, whose translation MLDRVGEVVTSRERLRALLDAVVGIGTDLDLHSTLLRIVQSACELAGARYGALGVIGADRTLHDFITHGISPELHAKIGDLPHGRGVLGLLIDDPKPLRMPDITQHPHSYGFPPHHPPMHTFLGVPIRIRDQVFGNLYLAEKQGGAQFTEDDEEIVVALAAAAGVAIENARLYALANRRERWLSATAEITSLLLGEVRRTDALTLVARRAREVAEAELALVLLYDDMAEHFTVEVVDGAGDQARALVGTVLPAEDTSFAGPVTEGRHTSVEDLAHAAPWPAVLHTGPAVISPLATADTLHGVLVIAHSVDHDGATDDDVVLLGSFAGQAALAMERARGQEEREQLVVLEDRERIARDLHDVVIQRLFATGLQLQSAVPLAGRPELAKRINAAVDDLDATIKDIRRTIFELRSPVSAALRTEIREAVEVAAESLGFRPRLELVGPIDSAVPDPVRPELTAVLREALSNAVRHAQASAVSVTVSVDATRVTVSVADNGVGCDPAAARGGLVNLRERAERHGGTFEVRPAEPQGTELYWSIPLRD comes from the coding sequence ATGCTGGACCGGGTCGGCGAGGTGGTGACCAGCCGGGAACGGCTGCGCGCCCTGCTGGACGCGGTGGTCGGCATCGGCACCGACCTGGATCTGCACAGCACCCTGCTACGGATCGTGCAGTCGGCCTGTGAGCTGGCCGGCGCCCGGTACGGGGCCCTCGGGGTGATCGGGGCGGACCGGACCCTGCACGACTTCATCACCCACGGCATCTCCCCGGAACTGCACGCCAAGATCGGTGACCTGCCGCACGGCCGGGGGGTGCTCGGCCTGCTGATCGACGATCCGAAGCCGCTGCGGATGCCGGACATCACCCAGCACCCCCACTCGTACGGCTTCCCGCCGCACCATCCCCCGATGCACACCTTCCTGGGGGTGCCGATCCGCATCCGGGACCAGGTCTTCGGCAACCTCTACCTGGCCGAGAAGCAGGGCGGCGCCCAGTTCACCGAGGACGACGAGGAGATCGTCGTGGCGCTGGCCGCGGCGGCCGGGGTGGCGATCGAGAACGCCCGGCTGTACGCCCTGGCCAACCGGCGGGAACGCTGGCTGTCCGCCACCGCCGAGATCACCTCCCTGCTGCTCGGTGAGGTACGCCGTACCGACGCCCTGACCCTGGTGGCCCGCCGGGCCCGGGAGGTCGCCGAGGCCGAGCTGGCCCTGGTGCTGCTCTACGACGACATGGCCGAGCACTTCACCGTGGAGGTCGTCGACGGTGCCGGCGACCAGGCCCGCGCGCTGGTCGGCACGGTGCTGCCGGCCGAGGACACCAGCTTCGCCGGCCCGGTCACCGAGGGCCGGCACACCTCCGTGGAGGACCTGGCCCACGCCGCGCCCTGGCCGGCGGTGCTGCACACCGGCCCGGCGGTGATCTCGCCGCTGGCCACCGCCGACACCCTGCACGGGGTGCTGGTGATCGCGCACAGCGTCGACCACGACGGGGCCACCGACGACGACGTGGTGCTGCTGGGCAGCTTCGCCGGGCAGGCCGCCCTGGCCATGGAACGGGCCCGGGGGCAGGAGGAACGGGAACAGCTTGTGGTCCTGGAGGACCGCGAGCGCATCGCCCGGGACCTGCACGACGTGGTCATCCAGCGGTTGTTCGCCACCGGCCTCCAGTTGCAGAGCGCGGTGCCGTTGGCCGGCCGTCCGGAGCTGGCCAAGCGGATCAACGCGGCGGTCGACGACCTGGACGCCACCATCAAGGACATCCGGCGCACCATCTTCGAGCTGCGCAGCCCGGTGAGTGCGGCGCTGCGTACCGAGATCCGTGAGGCCGTCGAGGTGGCCGCCGAATCCCTGGGCTTCCGCCCTCGGCTGGAGCTGGTCGGGCCGATCGACAGCGCCGTGCCCGACCCGGTCCGTCCCGAACTCACCGCCGTGCTGCGGGAGGCCCTCTCCAACGCCGTACGCCACGCCCAGGCCTCGGCCGTGTCGGTGACCGTGAGTGTGGACGCCACCCGGGTCACTGTCAGCGTCGCCGACAACGGGGTCGGGTGCGACCCGGCGGCCGCCCGGGGCGGCCTGGTCAACCTGCGTGAACGCGCCGAACGCCACGGCGGGACCTTCGAGGTACGCCCGGCCGAGCCGCAGGGCACCGAGCTGTACTGGTCGATCCCCCTGCGGGACTGA
- a CDS encoding response regulator transcription factor, producing the protein MIRVFLLDDHEVVRRGLADLLQASGDIEVVGESGSAQEAARRIPALRPDVAILDARLPDGNGIDVCRDIRAVDSSIKGLILTSYEDDEALFAAIMAGASGYVLKQIRGTDLVDAVRRVAAGQSLLDPAITTRVLDRIRSGVEQPRELQALTEQERRILEYVAEGLTNREIAGKMFLAEKTVKNYVSSVLAKLGLERRTQAAVLATRLLGKST; encoded by the coding sequence ATGATCCGGGTGTTCTTGCTCGACGACCACGAGGTCGTCCGTCGTGGCCTCGCCGACCTGCTGCAGGCAAGTGGCGACATTGAGGTGGTTGGTGAGTCCGGTTCCGCGCAGGAGGCGGCCCGCCGGATTCCCGCGCTGCGGCCGGACGTGGCGATCCTCGACGCCCGGCTGCCCGACGGCAACGGCATCGACGTGTGCCGGGACATCCGGGCGGTGGACTCCTCGATCAAGGGGCTGATCCTGACCTCGTACGAGGACGACGAGGCCCTGTTCGCCGCGATCATGGCCGGGGCCTCCGGCTACGTGCTCAAGCAGATCCGCGGCACCGACCTGGTAGACGCGGTACGCCGGGTGGCGGCCGGTCAGTCGCTGCTCGACCCGGCGATCACCACCCGGGTGCTGGACCGCATCCGCAGCGGGGTGGAACAACCCCGCGAGTTGCAGGCCCTCACCGAGCAGGAGCGGCGGATCCTGGAGTACGTGGCCGAGGGGCTGACCAACCGGGAGATCGCCGGCAAGATGTTCCTGGCCGAGAAGACGGTCAAGAACTACGTCTCCAGCGTGCTGGCCAAGCTGGGCCTGGAGCGGCGCACCCAGGCCGCCGTCCTGGCCACCCGCCTGCTCGGCAAGAGCACCTAG
- a CDS encoding Acg family FMN-binding oxidoreductase yields the protein MENGYTVEQLRTAAIDAIRAPSLHNVQPWRFRLRDGAIEVLIDPARRLPATDPSGWGARLAAGAALFNLRLALAVAGTPATVRLRPYPSEPDVVARLVPDVPRRPTPAEQNLHAAIPRRFSNRAPFWPDPVPADARWRLGDAARAEHCWLELLIGVSAVNAFAEIAHSANRVLERDPAYRAERQAWIRREHAPDGVPVTAGGPLAEPQDLLPARDFGDRHRPPGRDFEPEPLVAVLGSPGNTAVDQVIAGQAMQRVLLTATDAGLSVSMLSQPVEVPSAREQLRVSLGRFGAPQMVMRVGYGQPGWPTPRREVDEVLDLPVHHHA from the coding sequence ATGGAAAACGGCTACACGGTCGAACAGTTGCGGACCGCCGCCATCGACGCGATCCGCGCGCCGTCCCTGCACAACGTCCAGCCGTGGCGGTTCCGGCTCCGTGATGGTGCCATCGAGGTCCTGATCGACCCGGCCCGCCGGCTGCCCGCCACCGACCCCAGCGGCTGGGGTGCCCGCCTAGCCGCCGGAGCGGCCCTGTTCAACCTGCGACTGGCCCTGGCGGTGGCCGGTACCCCGGCGACGGTACGGCTGCGGCCGTACCCCTCGGAGCCGGACGTCGTGGCCCGACTGGTGCCGGATGTGCCCCGCCGACCCACCCCCGCCGAGCAGAACCTGCACGCCGCCATCCCCCGCCGGTTCAGCAACCGGGCCCCGTTCTGGCCCGACCCCGTACCGGCCGACGCCCGTTGGCGGCTCGGTGACGCGGCCCGTGCCGAGCACTGCTGGCTGGAGTTGCTGATCGGGGTCAGTGCGGTCAACGCCTTCGCCGAGATCGCGCACAGCGCCAACCGGGTCCTCGAACGCGACCCGGCCTACCGGGCGGAACGGCAGGCCTGGATTCGCCGCGAGCACGCCCCCGACGGGGTACCGGTCACCGCCGGCGGCCCGCTGGCCGAGCCGCAGGACCTGCTGCCGGCCCGGGACTTCGGCGACCGACACCGACCCCCCGGCCGCGACTTCGAACCCGAGCCCCTGGTAGCGGTGCTCGGCTCCCCCGGCAACACCGCGGTCGACCAGGTCATCGCCGGTCAGGCGATGCAGCGGGTGCTGCTCACCGCCACCGACGCCGGCCTGTCGGTGTCCATGCTGTCCCAGCCGGTCGAGGTGCCCTCGGCCCGCGAGCAGCTACGGGTGTCGCTGGGACGCTTCGGCGCCCCCCAGATGGTGATGCGGGTCGGGTACGGCCAGCCCGGCTGGCCCACCCCTCGCCGGGAGGTCGACGAGGTGCTGGACCTGCCGGTACACCACCACGCCTAG